A stretch of Primulina tabacum isolate GXHZ01 chromosome 13, ASM2559414v2, whole genome shotgun sequence DNA encodes these proteins:
- the LOC142521702 gene encoding nodulation receptor kinase-like isoform X1 produces the protein MFLLSTRMSSAGMSSHPSQGIVIGTIAGVFILVTIAMGMCFFCRYRNKKRGLQKFNVQGQVMSKNAVYSIPSTENIVPKPISIQSFTLKDIEIATENYKTLIGEGGFGSVYRGTLPDGEEVAVKVRSATSTQGTREFNNEMNFLSAIRHENLVPLLGYCCEKDQQILVYPFMSNGSLQDRLYGAAAKRKTLDWPTRLSIALGAARGLTYLHTFSERSVIHRDVKSSNILLDHSMCAKVADFGFSKYAPQEGDSGTSLEVKGTAGYLDPEYYSTQLLSAKSDVFSFGVVLLEIISGREPLNINRPQNEWSLVEWAKPHIRNSRVEEIVDPGIKGSYHAEAMWRVVEVALACIEPYSTYRPCMADIVRELEDAFIIENNASEYMKSLESWGSNRYSLERPIVMPSTTITTEVSPMLMQPPPPQPR, from the exons atgtttctttTAAGCACACGTATGAGCAGTGCTGGTATGTCCTCTCATCCATCTCAAGGGATTGTGATAGGCACAATTGCTGGTGTATTCATTTTGGTTACCATAGCTATGGGAATGTGTTTCTTCTGTCGGTATAGGAACAAGAAGAGGGGTCTGCAAAAGTTCAATGTTCAAGGGCAGGTCATGTCAAAGA ATGCTGTGTATTCAATACCAAGCACAGAAAATATTGTACCAAAGCCCATTTCCATACAAAGTTTCACATTGAAGGACATAGAAATTGCAACAGAAAATTACAAAACATTAATAGGTGAAGGTGGGTTTGGATCAGTTTACCGTGGTACTTTACCAGATGGTGAAGAAGTTGCTGTGAAGGTCCGCTCAGCAACTTCAACTCAAGGAACTCGTGAATTTAACAATGAG ATGAATTTTCTTTCAGCAATAAGGCATGAAAATTTGGTCCCACTTCTTGGCTATTGTTGTGAGAAGGACCAACAAATTCTTGTCTATCCATTCATGTCTAATGGCTCTCTACAGGATCGCCTCTATG GAGCAGCAGCAAAGCGTAAGACTCTAGATTGGCCAACAAGACTTTCCATTGCTTTGGGTGCTGCCAGGGGTTTAACATATCTTCACACATTCTCTGAGAGGAGTGTCATACACAGAGATGTTAAATCAAGTAACATACTTCTTGATCATAGCATGTGTGCCAAGGTTGCAGACTTTGGCTTCTCAAAATATGCACCACAAGAAGGGGATAGTGGCACTTCCCTTGAAGTAAAGGGAACCGCGGGATATTTGGACCCAGA GTATTACTCAACACAGCTTCTATCTGCAAAAAGTGATGTCTTTAGCTTCGGGGTCGTACTACTGGAAATTATAAGTGGTAGGGAACCTCTCAACATAAACAGGCCACAGAATGAGTGGAGCCTAGTTGAATgg GCAAAACCTCATATAAGGAACTCAAGAGTCGAAGAAATTGTGGACCCCGGAATAAAGGGAAGTTACCATGCTGAAGCCATGTGGAGAGTAGTGGAGGTCGCTTTGGCATGTATTGAACCTTACTCGACTTATCGTCCATGCATGGCTGACATTGTTCGTGAACTTGAGGATGCTTTCATTATAGAAAATAACGCATCTGAATACATGAAATCCTTAGAGAGCTGGGGATCTAATCGGTACTCTCTAGAGAGGCCTATCGTTATGCCTTCCACTACGATTACAACAGAAGTATCACCTATGCTTATGCAACCACCACCTCCACAGCCAAGATAG
- the LOC142521702 gene encoding nodulation receptor kinase-like isoform X3, giving the protein MSSHPSQGIVIGTIAGVFILVTIAMGMCFFCRYRNKKRGLQKFNVQGQVMSKNAVYSIPSTENIVPKPISIQSFTLKDIEIATENYKTLIGEGGFGSVYRGTLPDGEEVAVKVRSATSTQGTREFNNEMNFLSAIRHENLVPLLGYCCEKDQQILVYPFMSNGSLQDRLYGAAAKRKTLDWPTRLSIALGAARGLTYLHTFSERSVIHRDVKSSNILLDHSMCAKVADFGFSKYAPQEGDSGTSLEVKGTAGYLDPEYYSTQLLSAKSDVFSFGVVLLEIISGREPLNINRPQNEWSLVEWAKPHIRNSRVEEIVDPGIKGSYHAEAMWRVVEVALACIEPYSTYRPCMADIVRELEDAFIIENNASEYMKSLESWGSNRYSLERPIVMPSTTITTEVSPMLMQPPPPQPR; this is encoded by the exons ATGTCCTCTCATCCATCTCAAGGGATTGTGATAGGCACAATTGCTGGTGTATTCATTTTGGTTACCATAGCTATGGGAATGTGTTTCTTCTGTCGGTATAGGAACAAGAAGAGGGGTCTGCAAAAGTTCAATGTTCAAGGGCAGGTCATGTCAAAGA ATGCTGTGTATTCAATACCAAGCACAGAAAATATTGTACCAAAGCCCATTTCCATACAAAGTTTCACATTGAAGGACATAGAAATTGCAACAGAAAATTACAAAACATTAATAGGTGAAGGTGGGTTTGGATCAGTTTACCGTGGTACTTTACCAGATGGTGAAGAAGTTGCTGTGAAGGTCCGCTCAGCAACTTCAACTCAAGGAACTCGTGAATTTAACAATGAG ATGAATTTTCTTTCAGCAATAAGGCATGAAAATTTGGTCCCACTTCTTGGCTATTGTTGTGAGAAGGACCAACAAATTCTTGTCTATCCATTCATGTCTAATGGCTCTCTACAGGATCGCCTCTATG GAGCAGCAGCAAAGCGTAAGACTCTAGATTGGCCAACAAGACTTTCCATTGCTTTGGGTGCTGCCAGGGGTTTAACATATCTTCACACATTCTCTGAGAGGAGTGTCATACACAGAGATGTTAAATCAAGTAACATACTTCTTGATCATAGCATGTGTGCCAAGGTTGCAGACTTTGGCTTCTCAAAATATGCACCACAAGAAGGGGATAGTGGCACTTCCCTTGAAGTAAAGGGAACCGCGGGATATTTGGACCCAGA GTATTACTCAACACAGCTTCTATCTGCAAAAAGTGATGTCTTTAGCTTCGGGGTCGTACTACTGGAAATTATAAGTGGTAGGGAACCTCTCAACATAAACAGGCCACAGAATGAGTGGAGCCTAGTTGAATgg GCAAAACCTCATATAAGGAACTCAAGAGTCGAAGAAATTGTGGACCCCGGAATAAAGGGAAGTTACCATGCTGAAGCCATGTGGAGAGTAGTGGAGGTCGCTTTGGCATGTATTGAACCTTACTCGACTTATCGTCCATGCATGGCTGACATTGTTCGTGAACTTGAGGATGCTTTCATTATAGAAAATAACGCATCTGAATACATGAAATCCTTAGAGAGCTGGGGATCTAATCGGTACTCTCTAGAGAGGCCTATCGTTATGCCTTCCACTACGATTACAACAGAAGTATCACCTATGCTTATGCAACCACCACCTCCACAGCCAAGATAG
- the LOC142521702 gene encoding nodulation receptor kinase-like isoform X2, whose amino-acid sequence MSSAGMSSHPSQGIVIGTIAGVFILVTIAMGMCFFCRYRNKKRGLQKFNVQGQVMSKNAVYSIPSTENIVPKPISIQSFTLKDIEIATENYKTLIGEGGFGSVYRGTLPDGEEVAVKVRSATSTQGTREFNNEMNFLSAIRHENLVPLLGYCCEKDQQILVYPFMSNGSLQDRLYGAAAKRKTLDWPTRLSIALGAARGLTYLHTFSERSVIHRDVKSSNILLDHSMCAKVADFGFSKYAPQEGDSGTSLEVKGTAGYLDPEYYSTQLLSAKSDVFSFGVVLLEIISGREPLNINRPQNEWSLVEWAKPHIRNSRVEEIVDPGIKGSYHAEAMWRVVEVALACIEPYSTYRPCMADIVRELEDAFIIENNASEYMKSLESWGSNRYSLERPIVMPSTTITTEVSPMLMQPPPPQPR is encoded by the exons ATGAGCAGTGCTGGTATGTCCTCTCATCCATCTCAAGGGATTGTGATAGGCACAATTGCTGGTGTATTCATTTTGGTTACCATAGCTATGGGAATGTGTTTCTTCTGTCGGTATAGGAACAAGAAGAGGGGTCTGCAAAAGTTCAATGTTCAAGGGCAGGTCATGTCAAAGA ATGCTGTGTATTCAATACCAAGCACAGAAAATATTGTACCAAAGCCCATTTCCATACAAAGTTTCACATTGAAGGACATAGAAATTGCAACAGAAAATTACAAAACATTAATAGGTGAAGGTGGGTTTGGATCAGTTTACCGTGGTACTTTACCAGATGGTGAAGAAGTTGCTGTGAAGGTCCGCTCAGCAACTTCAACTCAAGGAACTCGTGAATTTAACAATGAG ATGAATTTTCTTTCAGCAATAAGGCATGAAAATTTGGTCCCACTTCTTGGCTATTGTTGTGAGAAGGACCAACAAATTCTTGTCTATCCATTCATGTCTAATGGCTCTCTACAGGATCGCCTCTATG GAGCAGCAGCAAAGCGTAAGACTCTAGATTGGCCAACAAGACTTTCCATTGCTTTGGGTGCTGCCAGGGGTTTAACATATCTTCACACATTCTCTGAGAGGAGTGTCATACACAGAGATGTTAAATCAAGTAACATACTTCTTGATCATAGCATGTGTGCCAAGGTTGCAGACTTTGGCTTCTCAAAATATGCACCACAAGAAGGGGATAGTGGCACTTCCCTTGAAGTAAAGGGAACCGCGGGATATTTGGACCCAGA GTATTACTCAACACAGCTTCTATCTGCAAAAAGTGATGTCTTTAGCTTCGGGGTCGTACTACTGGAAATTATAAGTGGTAGGGAACCTCTCAACATAAACAGGCCACAGAATGAGTGGAGCCTAGTTGAATgg GCAAAACCTCATATAAGGAACTCAAGAGTCGAAGAAATTGTGGACCCCGGAATAAAGGGAAGTTACCATGCTGAAGCCATGTGGAGAGTAGTGGAGGTCGCTTTGGCATGTATTGAACCTTACTCGACTTATCGTCCATGCATGGCTGACATTGTTCGTGAACTTGAGGATGCTTTCATTATAGAAAATAACGCATCTGAATACATGAAATCCTTAGAGAGCTGGGGATCTAATCGGTACTCTCTAGAGAGGCCTATCGTTATGCCTTCCACTACGATTACAACAGAAGTATCACCTATGCTTATGCAACCACCACCTCCACAGCCAAGATAG